A window from Erythrolamprus reginae isolate rEryReg1 chromosome 9, rEryReg1.hap1, whole genome shotgun sequence encodes these proteins:
- the SMIM22 gene encoding small integral membrane protein 22 — protein MGTLDKNVANDISKQINDALSRLQNKELFQTTWDIVAFAIFFTFIGMVLLLGLLALIRCCCCDCDAPSSYKKIKKGKVGVDNMGMEP, from the exons ATGGGAACTCTGGACAAAAATGTTGCTAATGACATCAGCAAGCAGATCAACGATGCTCTCAGCCGCCTGCAAAACAAGGAGCTCTTTCAAACCACCTGGGACATCGTGGCCTTTGCCATCTTCTTCACCTTCATCG GGATGGTTCTCTTGCTGGGCCTCCTGGCATTGATCCGGTGTTGCTGCTGTGATTGTGATGCTCCTAGTTCGTACAAGAAG ATCAAGAAAGGAAAAGTTGGTGTTGATAATATGGGCATGGAGCCTTAG